In Ancalomicrobiaceae bacterium S20, the following proteins share a genomic window:
- a CDS encoding branched-chain amino acid ABC transporter permease codes for MSEISKKMSRPALVPIALVLLVFAVAPASLAWFGKGYFFQVANLVLIFALLAASLHLVTGVAGLLHLGHAAFYGIGAYVAALMGSELKLGFLWGLPAAGLAAGLLAFVVALPTMRLVSIYFAVATLAIGQMINTVLLNWVAVTKGPNGVMLFSGIKLFGWSVKGGLSVYFVVAVVVGLSIWALHRLTHSYWGNALRALREDDQCADAMGIDTVRLKIEVFTLSAVFAGLAGALWAYTTGYVSPGDFNFSNSILILAMVVVGGLGSLPGAIVGAVLLILLPEVLRSFGDLRNVMVGIVMFVSILFLPKGLFGEVPALTFARRALGRRWTAAPGEREVGWK; via the coding sequence GTGTCTGAGATCTCTAAAAAGATGTCGCGCCCGGCGCTCGTGCCGATCGCGCTCGTGCTCCTCGTCTTCGCCGTCGCGCCCGCGAGCCTCGCCTGGTTCGGCAAGGGCTACTTCTTCCAGGTCGCCAATCTGGTGCTGATCTTCGCGCTGCTCGCCGCGTCGCTGCATCTGGTGACCGGCGTCGCGGGGCTCCTCCACCTCGGCCATGCCGCCTTCTACGGCATCGGCGCCTATGTCGCGGCGCTGATGGGGTCGGAGCTGAAGCTCGGCTTCCTGTGGGGTCTGCCGGCGGCCGGCCTGGCGGCGGGGCTCCTCGCCTTCGTGGTGGCGTTGCCGACCATGCGGCTCGTGTCGATCTACTTCGCGGTGGCGACGCTCGCCATCGGGCAGATGATCAACACGGTGCTGCTCAACTGGGTCGCGGTCACCAAGGGGCCGAACGGGGTAATGCTCTTCTCCGGCATCAAGCTCTTCGGCTGGTCGGTGAAGGGTGGCCTGTCGGTCTACTTCGTGGTGGCGGTGGTGGTCGGCCTGTCGATCTGGGCGCTGCACCGGCTGACCCATTCCTACTGGGGCAACGCGCTCCGGGCGCTGCGCGAGGACGACCAGTGCGCCGATGCCATGGGCATCGACACGGTGCGGCTGAAGATCGAGGTGTTCACGCTGTCGGCCGTCTTCGCCGGTCTCGCCGGCGCGCTGTGGGCCTATACCACCGGCTACGTCTCGCCCGGCGACTTCAACTTCTCCAATTCGATCCTGATCCTGGCGATGGTGGTCGTCGGCGGTCTCGGCTCGCTGCCCGGGGCGATCGTCGGCGCCGTGCTGCTGATCCTCCTGCCGGAGGTGCTGCGCTCCTTCGGCGATCTGCGCAACGTGATGGTCGGCATCGTGATGTTCGTCTCCATCCTCTTCCTGCCGAAGGGTCTCTTCGGCGAGGTCCCCGCGCTCACCTTCGCCCGTCGGGCACTGGGTCGGCGGTGGACGGCTGCACCGGGCGAACGGGAGGTCGGCTGGAAATGA
- a CDS encoding MFS transporter, which translates to MPTPPRTAPTTTIAPSLAALGALNFFLADVRDGLGPFLGVFLIEKGWAPDQIGFVMTLGGLAGMLATTPLGALADATRAKRFVVGLCAILTIAASLAILFVPTVAVVALSQIATGVTGAAIGPAIAGLTLGLVGQTGLPHQLGRNEAWNHAGNVAAAALAGAFGYVYGLPAVFALMTAMAVGSLIALMRIDPTHVDHAVARGLEHDAPGHTTAPARFSALLRSAPLAILAVTLMLFHLGNGALLPLLGQQVASAKNGIDPAAFTAVTIVVAQVTMIGVALIAGRIAETRGYYPVFVAALVALPIRALIAATWISPWAVIPVQVLDGVGAGLLGVAVPGLVARMLRGTGHVNAGLGMVMTVQGIGASLSPSFAGVIAARFGFSAAYMALGVAAGIALCVWLVARGHMRMACDVTKEATAGRD; encoded by the coding sequence ATGCCCACGCCGCCGCGAACCGCGCCGACCACGACGATCGCCCCATCGCTCGCCGCCCTCGGCGCCTTGAACTTCTTTCTTGCCGACGTGCGCGACGGTCTGGGGCCGTTTCTCGGCGTCTTCCTGATCGAGAAGGGTTGGGCACCGGACCAGATCGGCTTCGTCATGACGCTCGGCGGGCTCGCGGGCATGCTCGCCACGACACCGCTCGGCGCGCTCGCCGATGCGACGCGGGCCAAGCGGTTCGTGGTCGGTCTCTGCGCGATCCTGACGATCGCCGCATCGCTCGCGATCCTGTTCGTCCCCACGGTCGCGGTCGTGGCGTTGTCACAGATCGCCACCGGGGTCACCGGCGCGGCGATCGGGCCGGCAATCGCCGGCCTCACGCTCGGTCTCGTCGGCCAGACCGGCCTGCCGCATCAGCTCGGACGCAACGAGGCCTGGAACCACGCCGGCAACGTCGCGGCCGCCGCACTCGCCGGCGCCTTCGGCTATGTCTACGGCCTGCCCGCGGTGTTCGCACTGATGACCGCGATGGCGGTCGGCTCGCTGATCGCGCTGATGCGCATCGATCCGACCCATGTCGACCACGCGGTCGCGCGCGGGCTCGAGCATGACGCGCCGGGTCATACAACGGCGCCGGCGCGGTTCAGCGCGCTACTCCGATCGGCACCGCTCGCGATCCTGGCCGTCACCTTGATGCTGTTCCATCTCGGCAACGGCGCCCTGCTGCCGCTCCTCGGCCAACAGGTCGCCAGCGCGAAGAATGGCATCGACCCGGCCGCGTTCACGGCGGTCACCATTGTGGTCGCGCAGGTCACCATGATCGGCGTGGCCCTGATCGCCGGCCGGATCGCCGAGACGCGCGGCTATTATCCGGTCTTCGTCGCCGCGCTCGTCGCGCTGCCGATCCGGGCGCTGATCGCGGCGACCTGGATCTCGCCGTGGGCAGTCATTCCGGTGCAGGTGCTCGATGGCGTCGGCGCCGGCCTGCTCGGGGTCGCGGTGCCGGGGCTGGTCGCGCGCATGCTGCGCGGCACCGGCCACGTCAATGCCGGCCTCGGCATGGTGATGACCGTTCAGGGCATCGGCGCCTCGCTGAGCCCGAGCTTCGCCGGCGTGATCGCCGCGCGGTTCGGATTCTCGGCGGCCTACATGGCGCTCGGGGTCGCGGCCGGGATCGCGCTCTGCGTCTGGCTGGTGGCGCGCGGCCATATGCGCATGGCCTGCGACGTCACGAAGGAAGCGACGGCCGGGAGGGATTGA
- a CDS encoding aspartate/glutamate racemase family protein — MRNRLAYLPAYCANDAHSQHRSCATVSTSKPRRSSNVSRIIGLIGGMSWESTATYYREINEMVRERHGGLVSADILLRSVNFDEIVALQKAGDWDGAEARLAEAGRGLAGAGAGCLLICTNTMHLVAEGVERSAGVPLIHIVDVVGRDLTARGVKTPLLLATRYTMEQNFWKDRLRRKFDLDVMVPDEQDRTIVHDVIFDELCRGVIKEASRESYIRIINAGKARGADSVIFGCTEIGLLINSADTDLAVFDSTKLHARAAADFFDGRLDMAPLAA; from the coding sequence ATGCGCAATCGGCTTGCGTATTTGCCCGCATATTGTGCAAACGACGCGCATTCTCAGCATCGCTCCTGCGCTACGGTTTCGACGTCGAAGCCAAGACGGAGCAGCAACGTGTCTCGCATCATCGGTCTCATCGGCGGCATGAGCTGGGAAAGCACCGCAACCTATTATCGTGAAATCAATGAGATGGTCCGCGAGCGCCACGGCGGCCTCGTCTCGGCCGACATCCTCCTGCGTTCGGTCAACTTCGACGAGATCGTCGCGCTGCAGAAGGCCGGCGACTGGGACGGCGCCGAGGCGCGCCTCGCGGAGGCCGGTCGCGGCCTGGCGGGTGCGGGCGCCGGCTGCCTGCTCATCTGCACCAACACCATGCATCTGGTCGCCGAGGGGGTGGAACGGTCGGCCGGGGTGCCGTTGATCCACATCGTCGACGTGGTCGGGCGCGATCTGACGGCGCGCGGCGTGAAGACGCCGTTGCTGCTCGCGACGCGCTACACCATGGAACAGAATTTCTGGAAAGACCGGCTGCGGCGGAAGTTCGATCTCGACGTCATGGTCCCGGACGAGCAGGATCGCACCATCGTCCACGACGTCATCTTCGACGAACTCTGTCGCGGCGTGATCAAGGAAGCCTCCCGCGAAAGTTACATCAGAATAATCAACGCAGGCAAAGCGCGTGGCGCCGACAGCGTGATCTTCGGATGTACCGAAATAGGGCTTCTCATCAATTCCGCCGATACGGATCTCGCGGTATTCGATTCGACCAAACTCCATGCCCGGGCCGCTGCGGACTTCTTCGACGGTCGCCTCGACATGGCTCCCCTCGCCGCCTGA
- a CDS encoding branched-chain amino acid ABC transporter permease, with translation MIDPYYLQQLAIGLSQGVIYALMAIGFTLIFGVLNVVNFAHGEVYTIGAFVGLIVVTAFAPPLVVVVLIVLAVGAALGCGLERIAFKPFRRFSDEASLKSRAMRESTLMSSLAVSIVAREGLEIAFGSQMQTLPFAALINKPIALGPVTIVTGDLIILAVAAVMLGSLQYLLTRTRVGLSIRAVSANPLGAKYVGIDTDRTILFTFAIGSAMGAAAGILVGLYYGAIFPAMGFVPGIKAFVAMVMGGLSSIPGAVICALLLGLSEGIATTFVSSNWADMVAYGFLVVTLIFFPQGLFGAGRERV, from the coding sequence GTGATCGATCCCTATTATCTGCAGCAATTGGCCATCGGCCTGTCACAGGGGGTGATCTACGCCCTGATGGCGATCGGCTTCACGCTGATCTTCGGCGTACTCAACGTCGTCAACTTCGCCCATGGCGAGGTCTACACGATCGGCGCCTTCGTCGGCCTGATCGTCGTCACCGCCTTCGCGCCGCCGCTCGTCGTCGTCGTGCTGATCGTCCTGGCGGTCGGTGCGGCGCTCGGCTGCGGGCTCGAGCGGATCGCCTTCAAGCCGTTCCGCCGCTTCTCCGACGAGGCGTCGCTGAAGTCGCGCGCGATGCGGGAATCGACGCTGATGTCGTCGCTCGCGGTCTCGATCGTCGCCCGCGAGGGGCTCGAGATCGCCTTCGGCTCGCAGATGCAGACGCTGCCCTTCGCGGCGCTGATCAACAAGCCGATCGCGCTCGGTCCGGTCACCATCGTCACCGGCGACCTGATCATCCTGGCCGTCGCCGCGGTGATGCTCGGATCCCTGCAGTATCTGCTGACGCGGACCCGCGTGGGGCTCTCGATCCGCGCGGTCTCGGCCAATCCGCTCGGCGCGAAGTACGTCGGCATCGACACCGACCGCACCATCCTCTTCACCTTCGCCATCGGCTCGGCGATGGGCGCGGCGGCCGGCATCCTGGTCGGGCTCTACTACGGGGCGATCTTCCCGGCGATGGGCTTCGTGCCCGGCATCAAGGCCTTCGTCGCCATGGTCATGGGCGGCCTCTCGTCGATCCCCGGCGCGGTGATCTGTGCGCTGCTGCTCGGGCTCTCCGAAGGCATCGCCACCACCTTCGTCTCGTCGAACTGGGCCGACATGGTCGCCTACGGCTTCCTGGTCGTCACCCTGATCTTCTTCCCACAGGGGCTCTTCGGCGCCGGGAGGGAACGTGTCTGA
- a CDS encoding Lrp/AsnC family transcriptional regulator → MLDIRDKRILEELQGDATVAVADLADTVGLSVSACWRRIKALEDHGLIARRVALIDRRRANVGTTVFVGVRTSRHSIEWLEAFRKAISDIPEIVEAYRLTGEIDYLLRLVVPSVEIYDAVYKQLITRLDFTDITSFIAMEEMKFTTAIPLRYA, encoded by the coding sequence GTGCTCGATATTCGCGACAAGAGAATCCTCGAAGAGCTGCAGGGCGACGCGACCGTCGCCGTCGCCGATCTGGCCGACACCGTCGGCCTCTCGGTCTCTGCGTGCTGGCGCCGCATCAAGGCGCTCGAGGATCACGGGTTGATCGCGCGCCGCGTGGCCCTGATCGACCGCCGCCGCGCCAACGTCGGAACCACCGTCTTCGTCGGCGTGCGCACGTCGCGCCATTCGATCGAATGGCTGGAGGCCTTCCGCAAGGCGATCTCCGACATCCCCGAGATCGTCGAGGCCTATCGGCTGACCGGCGAGATCGACTACCTGCTGCGCCTCGTCGTCCCCTCCGTCGAGATCTATGATGCCGTCTACAAGCAACTGATCACGCGGCTCGACTTCACCGACATCACCTCGTTCATCGCCATGGAGGAGATGAAGTTCACGACCGCGATCCCGTTGCGGTATGCGTGA
- a CDS encoding ABC transporter substrate-binding protein has product MTFTRRTIVGFALIAPFAAAPAVAADAIRLGYQLPLTGNTAQYGQDFKTAAEIALERFNASGRLPVKVEIVFEDSRSDAKEGVAIARKFVDDEKIVGVLGDFTSGVSMAAAQVYKEAGMPQLSQTASHPDYTKISEWQFRNITTQAGEGPFNADWMLSKGIKKVAVVAEQTDWGQSVTKYFNERLTAQGGTVVLTEYFNRGLPDFRSLLTKIQREKPDAIYTGFFYEDGANFLKQAKQVGLNVPIWSTSAAHNQKIIELAGADADGLSLTTNFLPNSPKPEVKSFVEAWVKARGAEPGQFPAQAFDAVNIMLEAVVKTYPKTTRASVRDALAATKDFPGVTGTTTFGPDREPMKSLAKVRVIGGAFTPVND; this is encoded by the coding sequence ATGACGTTCACCCGCAGGACCATCGTCGGCTTCGCGCTGATCGCCCCCTTCGCGGCCGCGCCGGCCGTTGCCGCCGACGCGATCCGCCTCGGCTACCAGCTGCCGCTGACCGGCAACACGGCCCAGTACGGCCAGGACTTCAAGACCGCGGCCGAGATCGCGCTCGAGCGCTTCAATGCGTCCGGCCGCCTGCCGGTCAAGGTCGAGATCGTGTTCGAGGACAGCCGCTCGGATGCCAAGGAAGGCGTGGCGATCGCCCGCAAGTTCGTCGACGACGAGAAGATCGTCGGTGTGCTCGGCGACTTCACCTCCGGCGTGTCGATGGCGGCGGCGCAGGTCTACAAGGAGGCCGGCATGCCGCAGCTCTCCCAGACCGCCTCGCATCCGGACTACACCAAGATCTCGGAATGGCAGTTCCGCAACATCACCACGCAGGCCGGTGAAGGGCCGTTCAACGCCGACTGGATGCTCTCCAAAGGCATCAAGAAGGTTGCGGTGGTCGCCGAGCAGACCGACTGGGGCCAGTCCGTCACCAAGTACTTCAACGAGCGTCTGACCGCGCAGGGCGGCACCGTGGTGCTGACCGAGTATTTCAACCGCGGTCTGCCCGACTTCCGCTCGCTGCTCACCAAGATCCAGCGCGAGAAGCCCGACGCCATCTACACCGGCTTCTTCTACGAGGACGGCGCCAACTTCCTGAAGCAGGCGAAGCAGGTCGGCCTCAACGTGCCGATCTGGTCGACGTCCGCCGCCCACAATCAGAAGATCATCGAGCTCGCCGGCGCGGACGCCGACGGTCTGTCGCTGACCACCAACTTCCTGCCCAACAGCCCGAAGCCGGAAGTGAAGAGCTTCGTCGAGGCCTGGGTGAAGGCGCGCGGCGCCGAACCGGGCCAGTTCCCGGCGCAGGCCTTCGACGCCGTCAACATCATGCTCGAGGCGGTGGTGAAGACGTATCCGAAGACCACCCGTGCCTCGGTGCGCGACGCGCTCGCCGCCACCAAGGACTTCCCCGGCGTGACCGGCACGACGACCTTCGGCCCGGATCGCGAGCCGATGAAGTCGCTCGCCAAGGTCCGCGTCATCGGCGGCGCCTTCACGCCCGTCAACGACTGA
- a CDS encoding L-2-amino-thiazoline-4-carboxylic acid hydrolase — protein sequence MSDTSPSGRMVPIEWLQGAFAMRAAAYANMFDVLRDAFGTDKAVELVGEATRRMGVTMGAKFADLGPANLVGLKDRFIGGIPAVDEIFAPEIRQCDDERLEIKFHRCPLKEAWQAMGRSEEDLELLCKAGGAIDGGLFKAAGFVFKGETWKPGEEGCCRLVVEPGTAA from the coding sequence ATGTCCGATACGTCCCCCTCCGGCCGAATGGTCCCGATCGAGTGGCTCCAGGGCGCCTTCGCCATGCGCGCCGCGGCCTATGCCAACATGTTCGATGTGCTGCGCGATGCCTTCGGCACCGACAAGGCGGTCGAGCTGGTCGGCGAGGCGACCCGCCGCATGGGCGTGACCATGGGCGCCAAGTTCGCCGACCTCGGACCGGCGAACCTCGTCGGGCTGAAGGACCGCTTCATCGGCGGCATCCCGGCCGTCGACGAGATCTTCGCCCCGGAGATCCGGCAGTGCGACGACGAGCGCCTCGAGATCAAGTTCCATCGCTGCCCGCTCAAGGAGGCCTGGCAGGCGATGGGTCGTTCGGAGGAGGATCTCGAACTCCTCTGCAAGGCCGGCGGCGCCATCGACGGCGGACTCTTCAAGGCGGCCGGCTTCGTCTTCAAGGGCGAGACCTGGAAGCCGGGCGAAGAGGGCTGCTGCCGCCTGGTGGTCGAGCCCGGCACCGCCGCCTGA
- a CDS encoding FAD-binding oxidoreductase codes for MPAHTSPFPPSLWAAMTPDRPPAPQLAGETTADIAIVGGGITGLSTALELASRGRSVVLAEAASVGWGASGRNNGQVIPTMTGAEPDVMAQRFGETGERFARLVCDSASYVFDLIRRHGIDCEAVQNGWFQPAHSPGRVKLSAARVEAWGRRGAPVRLLDAAETAVLTGSKDWYGGMLNASGGHLNPLAYVRGLAKAAEAAGARIFEGTAVTGIEKSGEGWRLTTAGGTIVADRVMLASNGYTDWFAPSLAPKIARSLIPVLSWQMATAPQPDHVRASVLPGLQALSDTHGDLRFFRWDARGRLVSGGAMIVPFDGARRLKALIGERLAGIFPQMGVPGFDYVWNGRIGMTHDRMPRFHRLAEGLWTWEACNGRGVALASALGPVFADALDGKPEKELPVPLTEVRPYQFHAVAKLVAPAMLAWYRFKDGREPA; via the coding sequence ATGCCCGCGCACACCTCGCCGTTCCCACCCTCCCTCTGGGCCGCCATGACCCCGGATCGCCCGCCGGCGCCTCAGTTGGCGGGCGAGACTACGGCCGACATCGCGATCGTCGGGGGCGGCATCACCGGGCTCTCCACCGCTCTCGAACTCGCCTCGCGCGGACGCTCCGTCGTCCTCGCCGAGGCGGCTTCGGTCGGGTGGGGCGCCTCCGGACGCAACAACGGTCAGGTCATCCCGACGATGACCGGAGCCGAACCGGACGTCATGGCGCAACGCTTCGGCGAGACCGGCGAGCGCTTCGCCCGTCTCGTCTGCGACAGCGCGTCCTATGTCTTCGATCTGATCCGTCGCCACGGCATCGATTGCGAGGCGGTCCAGAACGGCTGGTTCCAGCCGGCCCATTCGCCGGGTCGCGTGAAGCTGTCGGCCGCCCGCGTCGAGGCCTGGGGCCGGCGCGGCGCGCCGGTCCGCCTGCTCGACGCGGCCGAGACGGCGGTGCTCACCGGCTCGAAGGACTGGTACGGCGGCATGCTCAACGCCTCCGGCGGTCATCTCAATCCGCTCGCTTATGTGCGGGGTCTGGCGAAGGCGGCGGAAGCGGCCGGAGCGCGGATCTTCGAGGGCACGGCGGTCACCGGCATCGAGAAATCCGGCGAGGGCTGGCGGCTGACCACGGCCGGCGGCACCATCGTCGCCGATCGGGTGATGCTCGCCTCCAACGGCTACACCGACTGGTTCGCCCCGTCGCTCGCCCCGAAGATCGCCCGTTCGCTGATCCCCGTCCTCTCCTGGCAGATGGCGACGGCACCGCAACCCGATCACGTCCGCGCCTCCGTCCTGCCCGGGCTTCAGGCGCTCTCCGACACCCACGGCGATCTGCGCTTCTTCCGCTGGGATGCGCGCGGCCGGCTCGTCTCGGGCGGCGCGATGATCGTTCCCTTCGACGGGGCGCGGCGGCTGAAGGCGCTGATCGGCGAGCGTCTCGCCGGGATCTTCCCGCAGATGGGCGTGCCCGGCTTCGATTACGTCTGGAACGGCCGCATCGGCATGACGCACGACCGGATGCCGCGATTCCATCGGCTGGCCGAGGGGCTGTGGACCTGGGAGGCGTGCAACGGCCGTGGCGTCGCGCTCGCCTCCGCCCTCGGTCCGGTCTTCGCCGACGCGCTCGACGGCAAGCCGGAGAAAGAGCTTCCCGTGCCACTGACCGAGGTGCGCCCCTATCAGTTCCACGCCGTGGCGAAGCTCGTCGCCCCGGCGATGCTCGCCTGGTACCGCTTCAAGGACGGTCGCGAGCCCGCGTGA